From Geovibrio ferrireducens, one genomic window encodes:
- a CDS encoding SH3 domain-containing protein, whose translation MFRAFALTLLLTLFSAGLYAAEPVHIGEREGILEALGHIAGEGVMARERPDTNSPVITKLPKGSKIIVLSKKGNWYKVRLYNRREAYVRSELVEFRYELKDEHITKSDIEKKFMIDIMNMASQFNQMIRESIFSRRQNIVPNLKILEGRKKDGTAIVNVLYCAVDGTGKPVPSMRENPLSETMAKFIEIVMMKMLLYDADSYKIVFRVPVFENGKVVDYKDSAEYTVERTETDLHDIRSGSGRIWDYIVSSRPVDEFFKQYPH comes from the coding sequence ATGTTTAGGGCTTTCGCCCTGACTCTTCTTCTGACGCTTTTCTCAGCCGGACTTTATGCGGCTGAGCCGGTGCACATAGGCGAACGCGAGGGAATCCTCGAAGCGCTGGGGCACATCGCCGGTGAAGGAGTCATGGCTCGTGAAAGGCCGGATACCAACAGCCCGGTCATTACCAAACTTCCCAAAGGGAGCAAAATAATTGTGCTTTCCAAAAAAGGGAACTGGTACAAGGTGCGCCTCTATAACCGCAGGGAAGCCTATGTCCGCTCCGAACTGGTGGAGTTCCGCTATGAGCTTAAGGATGAGCATATCACCAAAAGCGATATAGAGAAGAAATTCATGATTGACATCATGAACATGGCCAGCCAGTTTAATCAGATGATCAGGGAATCGATCTTTTCCAGAAGGCAGAACATAGTTCCCAACCTTAAAATTCTAGAAGGAAGAAAAAAAGACGGCACAGCCATAGTTAACGTGCTTTACTGTGCGGTGGACGGAACCGGAAAACCTGTCCCCTCCATGAGAGAAAACCCTTTAAGCGAGACTATGGCAAAATTCATCGAGATTGTTATGATGAAGATGCTGCTTTACGATGCCGATTCATACAAAATTGTTTTCCGTGTCCCCGTGTTTGAGAACGGCAAAGTTGTGGACTATAAGGACAGTGCGGAGTATACAGTCGAAAGAACTGAAACCGACCTGCATGACATCCGCAGCGGAAGCGGCAGAATATGGGACTATATAGTGTCCAGCAGACCTGTGGACGAATTTTTTAAGCAATATCCCCATTAG
- a CDS encoding nitrilase-related carbon-nitrogen hydrolase, translating to MRICLAQIKPFLGDTAKNLKLHEEYIEKAVSEKCDCIVFPELSLTGYYLLDYVSDVAMKTDDRVIKKIISLSKDISIVFGFVYEGEDNLFYNVSAYAEKGRLVHLHKKVYLPDYTMFEEARYFAAGKQFSVFDTALGKCGILICEDALHTSSIYILSRMGVQTIFIPSNSPARGVVGDGLEAASIWQTSNKYTASLLTVNLVYVNRVGVEDGVAFWGGSEAYSALGSRKARLPQFEETMGIVELEQEDIRLARIHSPFFRDEKSHILLDYLKGDGK from the coding sequence ATGCGGATCTGTCTGGCGCAGATAAAGCCCTTTCTGGGCGACACGGCCAAGAACCTTAAGCTCCATGAGGAGTATATAGAAAAGGCCGTTTCGGAAAAATGCGATTGCATTGTGTTTCCTGAGCTTTCGCTCACGGGGTATTATCTGCTGGACTATGTCAGTGATGTAGCCATGAAGACAGACGACAGGGTGATAAAAAAAATAATATCCCTTTCCAAAGACATATCAATTGTCTTCGGCTTCGTTTACGAAGGTGAGGACAATCTTTTTTATAATGTAAGCGCATATGCCGAAAAGGGCAGGCTGGTTCACCTCCATAAAAAGGTCTACCTGCCCGATTACACCATGTTTGAGGAGGCGAGATACTTCGCCGCCGGCAAACAGTTCTCCGTGTTTGACACCGCACTCGGCAAGTGCGGAATCCTCATCTGCGAGGATGCGCTCCATACAAGCTCCATCTATATCCTGAGCCGCATGGGAGTGCAGACAATCTTCATTCCCTCCAACAGCCCGGCAAGAGGAGTTGTGGGCGATGGGCTGGAAGCCGCCTCAATATGGCAGACATCAAACAAATATACCGCCAGCCTGCTCACCGTTAATCTTGTGTATGTCAACCGTGTCGGTGTTGAGGACGGCGTGGCATTCTGGGGCGGTTCGGAGGCTTATTCGGCTCTCGGTTCCAGAAAAGCCAGACTCCCGCAGTTTGAGGAAACCATGGGAATAGTGGAGCTTGAACAGGAAGATATACGCCTCGCCAGAATACACTCCCCCTTCTTCCGTGACGAAAAATCTCACATACTCCTTGACTATCTCAAAGGGGACGGAAAATGA
- a CDS encoding NAD+ synthase, with protein sequence MKLDLKLTKQILTTFVKEETEKIGLRNVVLGLSGGIDSALSAAIAVEALGKDRVFGVGLPYKLSSKESMADAELVAGALGINLEIADITPFAEPFIESDKDMSKLRIGNVLARMRMVTIFDRSAKHDGIVLGTSNKTELLLGYGTWYGDLASAINPIGDLYKTQVWELSEYLGIPDKVIKKQPTADLWPDQTDEGELGFTYKDVDRLLYEMIDNRRRKAELIKMGFDEEFVQKISERIMRYQFKRKIPVIAKVSQRTIGRDFRYSRDWGY encoded by the coding sequence ATGAAGCTTGATCTTAAACTCACAAAGCAGATATTAACCACATTCGTAAAAGAGGAAACAGAGAAAATCGGTCTCCGGAATGTTGTCCTCGGACTCTCCGGCGGTATAGATTCAGCCCTTTCCGCTGCCATTGCTGTTGAGGCTCTGGGGAAGGACAGGGTATTTGGTGTCGGGCTTCCATACAAGCTTTCCAGCAAGGAGAGCATGGCGGACGCGGAACTGGTGGCGGGCGCTCTTGGTATTAACCTTGAAATAGCCGACATAACCCCTTTTGCGGAACCCTTCATTGAGAGTGATAAGGATATGAGCAAGCTCCGTATAGGAAACGTTCTCGCCCGCATGCGCATGGTCACTATATTTGACCGTTCTGCAAAGCACGACGGAATAGTTCTCGGAACAAGCAACAAGACGGAGCTTCTCCTCGGCTACGGCACATGGTACGGAGATCTGGCCAGCGCCATTAACCCCATAGGGGATCTCTACAAGACGCAGGTATGGGAACTTTCCGAATATCTGGGGATTCCCGATAAGGTTATAAAGAAACAGCCCACCGCAGACCTCTGGCCGGATCAGACCGATGAAGGGGAGCTGGGCTTCACATATAAGGATGTGGACAGGCTCCTTTACGAAATGATAGACAACAGGCGCAGAAAAGCGGAGTTGATCAAAATGGGCTTCGATGAGGAATTTGTGCAGAAAATCTCAGAAAGGATAATGAGATACCAATTCAAGCGCAAGATTCCCGTCATAGCGAAAGTGAGCCAGAGAACGATCGGCCGTGACTTCCGCTACAGCCGTGACTGGGGCTACTGA
- the moaC gene encoding cyclic pyranopterin monophosphate synthase MoaC, which yields MSFTHFDEEGRSRMVDVTAKTDTVREATAKGRIIMKPETLKLVLESRMEKGNVFEVARVAGIMAVKKTGDLIPMCHPLNVTAVDVYFYPDTEKSEIEIEVTAKLTGKTGIEMEALTGVSVAALTIYDMCKAVDKGMVISDVRLMKKSGGKSGTFVRDGE from the coding sequence ATGTCTTTTACCCATTTTGACGAGGAAGGAAGAAGCCGCATGGTGGACGTTACCGCCAAGACGGACACTGTGAGAGAAGCAACTGCAAAAGGGCGCATAATCATGAAGCCCGAAACCCTTAAACTTGTTCTGGAAAGCAGAATGGAAAAGGGTAATGTTTTTGAGGTTGCCCGCGTGGCGGGAATAATGGCTGTGAAAAAAACAGGTGATCTGATCCCCATGTGCCATCCGCTTAATGTAACGGCAGTTGATGTTTATTTCTATCCCGATACCGAAAAGAGTGAAATAGAAATAGAAGTTACCGCTAAGCTCACCGGAAAGACGGGCATAGAGATGGAAGCCCTCACAGGCGTTTCCGTTGCCGCACTCACTATCTATGATATGTGTAAGGCAGTGGATAAAGGCATGGTTATAAGCGATGTGCGCCTTATGAAAAAATCCGGCGGAAAAAGCGGTACTTTCGTGAGGGACGGTGAATAA
- the ychF gene encoding redox-regulated ATPase YchF — protein MGFNCGIVGLPNVGKSTIFNALTKAGAESANYPFCTIDPNRGIVPVPDERMDFLVEKIKPQSTVATTIEFIDIAGLVKGASQGEGLGNKFLTHIRQVDAVAHVVRCFDDPNVVHVEGGVDPVRDIEIINTELLLSDMELVERAVDRNKKAAKGGDKETKRRAEQLEMLLAEIQKGRMIRSIDGFEELTESLKEYPLITSKPVMYVANVDEAVLAEDNEHVRKVREIAAKENAVVVKICGAIESEIAELDEEEAKEFLASMGLDRSGLQSMIAQGYKLLDLITFFTAGEKEVRAWTVTGGTTAQKAAGKIHSDIERGFIRAEVTSFSDFETAGSMAKAKELGKMRLEGKEYIVQDGDIIYFRFNV, from the coding sequence ATGGGTTTCAACTGCGGAATAGTCGGCCTGCCCAATGTCGGCAAGTCCACTATATTCAACGCACTTACTAAAGCCGGAGCGGAAAGCGCAAACTACCCTTTCTGCACCATAGACCCCAACAGGGGCATAGTTCCGGTTCCTGATGAAAGAATGGATTTTCTTGTGGAAAAAATAAAGCCGCAGTCAACAGTGGCTACCACTATCGAGTTTATAGATATAGCAGGCCTTGTGAAAGGCGCAAGTCAGGGCGAAGGCCTCGGCAACAAATTCCTCACGCATATCCGTCAGGTGGATGCGGTGGCGCATGTTGTGCGCTGTTTTGACGATCCTAATGTTGTGCATGTGGAAGGCGGCGTTGATCCTGTGCGCGATATTGAGATAATCAACACCGAGCTTCTTCTCAGCGATATGGAGCTTGTTGAACGCGCGGTGGACAGAAATAAAAAAGCTGCCAAAGGCGGCGACAAGGAAACTAAAAGACGCGCCGAACAGCTTGAAATGCTCCTTGCTGAAATCCAGAAAGGCAGAATGATCAGAAGCATAGATGGGTTTGAGGAGCTTACCGAATCCCTTAAAGAATACCCTCTCATTACCTCAAAGCCGGTAATGTATGTTGCCAATGTTGATGAGGCGGTTCTGGCGGAAGATAATGAGCATGTGAGAAAAGTACGTGAGATAGCGGCGAAGGAGAATGCCGTTGTTGTTAAAATATGCGGCGCTATCGAATCCGAGATAGCGGAACTTGACGAGGAAGAAGCCAAGGAGTTTCTTGCCAGCATGGGGCTTGACCGTTCAGGGTTGCAGTCTATGATAGCGCAGGGGTACAAACTGCTTGATCTCATAACCTTTTTTACCGCGGGCGAAAAGGAAGTCCGCGCGTGGACAGTAACCGGAGGAACCACCGCGCAGAAGGCGGCGGGGAAAATCCACTCTGATATAGAGCGTGGATTCATCCGTGCGGAAGTTACCTCATTCAGCGACTTTGAAACCGCAGGCTCCATGGCAAAGGCCAAGGAACTCGGTAAAATGAGGCTGGAAGGAAAGGAGTATATTGTTCAGGACGGCGACATCATCTATTTCAGGTTTAATGTTTAG